The Pseudomonas putida nucleotide sequence CAGGTACTTGAGGCCGCCCGCGTACAGCAGCCACACCGCATACAGCAGCGCCAGCGCGGCCACCAGCAGGTCCTTGCGCCGCAACCCCGCCTGCCCTTCGTAACTTTCCCCGCGCCAGGCCAGCAGCACGGCATAGGCCGCCGACCACAGGTAGGGCACCAGGATCATCGACGATGCCAGGTAGATCAGGCTGGTGTAGGTGCCCTCAGAAACCAGGGTGATCAGCAGGAAGCCCTGGATCATGCAGTTGGTCAACCACAGGGCATTGGCCGGCACGTGGTTGGCGTTCTCCTTGGCCAGGAAGCGCGGCATGGTCTTGTCGCGCGCTGTGGCATAGAGGATCTCGGCACACAACAGTGCCCACGAGAGCAAGGCGCCCAGCAACGAGACCGCCAGGCCAATGCTGATCAGCAAGGCCCCCCAAGGGCCGACGATATGCTCCAGCACCGAGGCCAGCGACGGGTTCTGCAACCCGGCCAGCTCCGGCTGGGTCATCACCCCTAGCGACAGCACGTTGACCAGCACCAGCAGCGCCAGCACGCCGAGAAAACCGATCACCGTGGCCTTGCCGACATCGGAGCGGCGCTGCGCCCGCCCGGAATACACACTCGCGCCCTCGATACCGATGAACACGAACACCGTGACCAGCATCATGTTGCGCACCTGGTCCAGCACATTGCCGAACTGCGGGTTGCTCAGGCCCCAGATATCACGGGTGAAGATGTCGGCACGAAAGGCAAAGGCGGCGATGACCACGAAGATCAGCAATGGCACCACCTTGGCCACGGTGGTCACCTGGTTGATGAACGCCGCTTCCTTGATGCCACGCAGCACCAGGAAGTGCACCGCCCACAACAGCAACGAGGCGCAGCCGATGGCAATGGGCGTGTTGCCTTCGCCAAACACCGGGAAGTAGAAGCCCAGGGTACTGAACAGCAGCACGAAATAGCCGACGTTGCCCAACCAGGCGCTGATCCAGTAACCCCAAGCGGAGGAGAAGCCCATGTACTCGCCGAAACCAGCCTTGGCGTAGGCGTATACCCCCGAGTCCAGCTCGGGCTTGCGGTTGGCCAGGGTCTGGAACACGAAGGCCAGTGCCAGCATGCCGACCGCCGTGATCGCCCAGCCGATCAGCACAGCACCGACATCGGCACGGGCTGCCATGTTCTGCGGCAGCGAGAAGATGCCACCACCAATCATCGAGCCCACCACCAGGGCAATCAGTGCACCCAGTCGCAGCTTTTGTCCCGGTTCGCTCATGGGCTTCCTTTTTTCCGTGCTGTCATGTGTTTGCAACAGCCATGGTCGCCATATAAATGCTGTTACTTATATGGCCAAAGTCATTAAACCTATAGCACTAATAACCATAATGTCTATCGCCATATCCCTGTAAAAAGTAGCAGCTGCCAAGCAACTAGAAAAGAATCTGATAAAACTCGAAATTCTTGTGAAAAATTTGCGAACGCGGCAAAAACGGCTAGCTTCAGAAGTCGCAGGCCAAACGGAGCGTTTGCTCTAGAAGGACATGGAGATGCCAGCGCACAGGGCCTGCAGCTGAGCAGTCGGCACTCTCCAGGAGTCGCGTGTAGGAGATTTCCTACCTCGCATCGCCAAGCACTGACCTAAGTCAGGTCTTGGCCCAGGCGTCAGATTTATTCTGTCGTCAACTTTCTCCTGGCAGGAGTTGTTAAATGTCTGATTCATCCGGAAAACTAAAACTCGGCGCATTAGTTGCACTCGTAGTCGGTTCGATGATTGGCGGCGGGATCTTCTCGCTGCCGCAAAACATGGCCGCCAGTGCAGGGGTTGGTGCGGTATTGATTGGCTGGGCGATCACTGCGGTCGGCATGCTGACTCTGGCGTTCGTGTTCCAGACCCTGGCCAACCGCAAGCCTGACCTGGACGGCGGCGTATACGCCTACGCCAAGGCCGGCTTCGGCGACTACATGGGCTTTTCTTCAGCCTGGGGCTACTGGATCAGTGCCTGGCTGGGCAACGTCGGCTACTTCGTGCTGCTGTTCAGCACCCTCGGTTACTTCTTCCCGATCTTTGGTGAAGGCAACACCCCGGCAGCCATCATCGGTGCCTCGGTGCTGCTCTGGGCGGTGCACTTCCTGGTACTGCGTGGCATCAAGGAAGCGGCATTCATCAACCTGGTCACCACCGTGGCCAAGGTCGTGCCGCTGGTGCTGTTCGCCTTGATCTGCCTGTTCGCCTTCAAGCTCGACATCTTCACCGCCGACATCTGGGCGGTGGGCACGCCAGACCTGGGCAGCGTGATGAACCAGGTGCGCAACATGATGCTGGTCACCGTTTGGGTGTTCATCGGCATCGAGGGCGCGAGCATCTTCTCGTCCCGGGCGGAAAAACGCTCCGACGTGGGCAAGGCCACGGTCATCGGCTTCGTCACCGTGCTGCTGTTCCTGGTACTGGTCAACGTGCTGTCGCTGGGCATCATGACCCAACCGGAACTGGCCAAGCTGCAGAACCCGTCGATGGCCGCCGTGCTCGAGCACGTGGTCGGTCACTGGGGCGCGGTGCTGATCAGCGTCGGCCTGATCATCTCGCTGCTCGGGGCCCTGCTGTCGTGGGTGCTGCTGTGCGCCGAGATCATGTTCGCCGCCGCCAAGGACCACACCATGCCGGAGTTCCTGCGCCGCGAGAACGCCAACCAGGTGCCGGCCAACGCTCTGTGGCTGACCAACGCCATGGTGCAGATCTTCCTGGTCATCACCCTGTTCTCCAGCAGTACCTACCTGTCGCTGATCTACCTCGCCACCTCGATGATCCTGGTGCCTTACCTGTGGTCGGCTGGCTATGCCTTCCTGCTGGCACTGCGCAGCGAAACCTACGAGCAGGCCCTTGCCGAGCGGCAGAAGGACCTGATCATCGGCGGCATCGCGCTGATATACGCCATCTGGCTGCTGTATGCCGGCGGCGTGAAATACCTGCTGCTCTCGGCCCTGCTCTATGCCCCTGGCGTGATCCTGTTCGCCAAGGCCAAGCGTGAAGTAGGCCAACCGATCTTCACCAACGTGGAAAAACTGATCTTCGCAGCCGTGGTCATCGGCGCCCTGGTGGCAGCCTTCGGCCTGTATGACGGCTTCCTGACCCTTTGACCCACGTCTTCGTTCAATTGGAGGAATGAAACCATGTCCGCTGAAAAACAGAAGTACGGTGTCCACTCCGAAGCCGGCAAACTGCGCAAGGTAATGGTTTGCGCACCGGGCCTGGCACACAAGCGGCTGACGCCAAGCAACTGTGACGAATTGCTGTTTGACGATGTGATCTGGGTCGATCAGGCCAAGCGTGACCATTTCGACTTCGTGACCAAGATGCGCGAGCGCGGCGTCGACGTGCTGGAAATGCACAACCTGCTGACCGACATCGTCCAGCAACCCGAGGCCCTGAAGTGGATCCTCGACCGCAAGATCACCGATGACACCGTCGGCGTAGGCCTGAACAACGAAGTTCGCAGCTGGCTGGAAGGCCTCGAACCACGCCACCTGGCCGAGTTCC carries:
- the arcD gene encoding arginine-ornithine antiporter; translated protein: MSEPGQKLRLGALIALVVGSMIGGGIFSLPQNMAARADVGAVLIGWAITAVGMLALAFVFQTLANRKPELDSGVYAYAKAGFGEYMGFSSAWGYWISAWLGNVGYFVLLFSTLGFYFPVFGEGNTPIAIGCASLLLWAVHFLVLRGIKEAAFINQVTTVAKVVPLLIFVVIAAFAFRADIFTRDIWGLSNPQFGNVLDQVRNMMLVTVFVFIGIEGASVYSGRAQRRSDVGKATVIGFLGVLALLVLVNVLSLGVMTQPELAGLQNPSLASVLEHIVGPWGALLISIGLAVSLLGALLSWALLCAEILYATARDKTMPRFLAKENANHVPANALWLTNCMIQGFLLITLVSEGTYTSLIYLASSMILVPYLWSAAYAVLLAWRGESYEGQAGLRRKDLLVAALALLYAVWLLYAGGLKYLLLSALLYAPGVILFARAKHEQGQTLFTTWEKLIFAAVLAGAALAAYLLYSGLLSL
- the arcD gene encoding arginine-ornithine antiporter, encoding MSDSSGKLKLGALVALVVGSMIGGGIFSLPQNMAASAGVGAVLIGWAITAVGMLTLAFVFQTLANRKPDLDGGVYAYAKAGFGDYMGFSSAWGYWISAWLGNVGYFVLLFSTLGYFFPIFGEGNTPAAIIGASVLLWAVHFLVLRGIKEAAFINLVTTVAKVVPLVLFALICLFAFKLDIFTADIWAVGTPDLGSVMNQVRNMMLVTVWVFIGIEGASIFSSRAEKRSDVGKATVIGFVTVLLFLVLVNVLSLGIMTQPELAKLQNPSMAAVLEHVVGHWGAVLISVGLIISLLGALLSWVLLCAEIMFAAAKDHTMPEFLRRENANQVPANALWLTNAMVQIFLVITLFSSSTYLSLIYLATSMILVPYLWSAGYAFLLALRSETYEQALAERQKDLIIGGIALIYAIWLLYAGGVKYLLLSALLYAPGVILFAKAKREVGQPIFTNVEKLIFAAVVIGALVAAFGLYDGFLTL